A genomic region of Pseudoxanthomonas suwonensis contains the following coding sequences:
- a CDS encoding winged helix-turn-helix domain-containing protein: MSDFDHSQLDDVIHGRLRLGIMAFLSTASPASFAEIKARTNATDGNLSTHLGKLEDAAYVRIEKSFNGKKPLTLVHLTETGRTAWLTYLTQLESMIAASRD; encoded by the coding sequence GTGTCCGATTTCGATCACTCGCAGCTCGACGACGTGATCCATGGGCGTTTGCGCCTGGGAATCATGGCTTTTCTCTCGACCGCCAGTCCGGCCAGCTTCGCCGAGATCAAGGCCAGGACCAACGCCACGGACGGCAATCTCTCGACCCATCTCGGCAAGCTCGAGGACGCCGCCTACGTCCGCATCGAGAAGAGCTTCAATGGCAAAAAGCCGCTGACACTTGTGCATCTGACCGAGACCGGACGCACGGCTTGGCTGACCTATCTGACGCAGCTCGAAAGCATGATCGCAGCGTCGCGCGACTAG
- a CDS encoding DUF7665 family protein, producing the protein MSLDQQAFEADVNSGAFLNGSFSGRWGLDSIAWPHALIWVRAGDGSRLLLRFELTNYPRNAPTAQPWDVECNANLSPARWPRGHERINAAFNPNWNASALYIPCDRIAIQGHEAWRQQHPSMLWDPAVGIHRYVRVVSDLLGSPDYARAQ; encoded by the coding sequence ATGTCCTTGGACCAACAGGCCTTCGAGGCCGACGTCAACTCCGGGGCTTTCCTCAACGGCTCGTTCTCGGGCCGTTGGGGGCTGGACTCGATTGCCTGGCCGCACGCGCTGATCTGGGTGCGTGCCGGCGACGGCAGCCGGCTGCTGCTGCGCTTCGAGCTGACCAACTACCCGCGCAACGCGCCCACGGCCCAGCCGTGGGATGTCGAGTGCAACGCCAACCTGTCCCCGGCGCGGTGGCCGCGCGGCCACGAGCGGATCAACGCCGCCTTCAACCCGAACTGGAACGCCAGCGCGCTGTACATCCCTTGCGATCGCATCGCGATCCAGGGCCACGAGGCCTGGCGCCAGCAGCATCCGTCCATGCTGTGGGATCCGGCCGTGGGCATCCACCGTTACGTGCGGGTCGTGTCCGATCTGCTGGGGTCGCCTGACTATGCCCGCGCCCAGTGA
- a CDS encoding DUF2188 domain-containing protein yields the protein MPRLPKFTLSHNDKKQRWDLKNDATNRVVRTFEHKQDATAGGVLKHAVGTGGGSVKIQKENGRYQEERTYPRSADPKSSPG from the coding sequence ATGCCACGTCTGCCAAAATTTACCCTGTCGCACAACGACAAGAAGCAGCGCTGGGATCTCAAGAACGACGCCACTAACCGGGTGGTGCGTACCTTTGAGCACAAGCAAGACGCCACGGCCGGTGGCGTGCTCAAGCATGCGGTCGGTACGGGCGGCGGCTCGGTGAAAATCCAGAAGGAAAACGGCCGCTACCAAGAAGAGCGCACGTACCCGCGTAGCGCCGATCCCAAGTCCTCGCCCGGTTGA
- a CDS encoding Mov34/MPN/PAD-1 family protein encodes MPRRLWDGLIAQLHARTGGETHESGAFLLGQMTEHGRRVTDVLYFDDLHPEVHARGVVDLPAAAFRRLWAIVRERGVQVVGDVHVHPYSARQSRIDRQNPLIAARGHVAIILPNFARPRIRRWSVGVYVYEGDHQWQAVGGCGRRFLVMEDDHE; translated from the coding sequence ATGCCACGCCGGCTGTGGGACGGCCTGATCGCGCAGCTGCACGCACGCACTGGCGGTGAGACCCACGAATCGGGCGCCTTCCTGCTCGGGCAGATGACCGAGCACGGTCGCCGCGTCACCGACGTGCTGTACTTCGATGACCTGCACCCGGAAGTGCACGCCCGTGGCGTCGTGGACTTGCCTGCGGCGGCATTTCGTCGCCTGTGGGCGATCGTGCGCGAGCGCGGTGTGCAGGTGGTGGGCGATGTGCACGTGCACCCGTACAGCGCCCGACAGAGCCGCATCGATCGACAGAACCCGCTGATCGCCGCGCGCGGCCACGTCGCAATCATCTTGCCCAACTTCGCGCGGCCGCGAATCCGCCGCTGGTCGGTGGGCGTGTACGTCTACGAAGGCGACCACCAATGGCAGGCGGTGGGCGGCTGCGGCCGTCGGTTCTTGGTAATGGAGGATGACCATGAGTGA
- a CDS encoding RNA polymerase sigma factor, with product MKADLEPPDSEPGKQPLGRLPEVTSQIDALGALSRDERLARLKQAARKKDLRAETLLYSVCAGHDAKDQELYWAAFEALVKAATPMIAGRMRRLYGISDDDLLDHQQLIFESVHKSVERNDPGLEYGIRRFSSYLVRRSIDAMRSRHHPWACSLELALEKVDQHYDSEGKLIEPDWDPPDVEFEPQVRALAREELEALQRRVAHLPKKAVEAFLLSRALQRTQPQIAQQLGVSDRTVREWIGKIAKALGERKDL from the coding sequence ATGAAGGCCGACCTAGAACCACCCGATAGCGAACCGGGGAAGCAGCCCCTGGGCCGCCTCCCCGAAGTGACAAGCCAAATCGACGCGCTCGGAGCGCTCAGCCGCGATGAGCGACTGGCTCGCCTGAAGCAAGCGGCACGAAAAAAAGACCTGCGCGCCGAGACGCTGCTGTACAGCGTATGTGCGGGCCACGACGCGAAAGACCAGGAGTTGTACTGGGCCGCGTTCGAGGCCTTGGTCAAAGCCGCCACCCCGATGATCGCCGGCCGCATGCGCCGGTTGTACGGCATCTCCGATGACGACCTGCTCGATCACCAGCAGTTGATCTTCGAGAGCGTGCACAAGAGCGTAGAACGCAACGATCCGGGCCTCGAGTACGGCATCCGACGCTTCTCCTCGTACCTGGTGCGTCGTTCAATCGATGCCATGCGCTCGCGGCACCACCCCTGGGCGTGCAGCCTCGAACTGGCTCTGGAAAAAGTCGACCAGCATTACGACAGCGAAGGCAAGCTGATCGAGCCTGACTGGGATCCGCCGGATGTGGAGTTCGAGCCGCAAGTCCGTGCTCTGGCCCGTGAAGAGCTCGAAGCCCTCCAGCGCCGCGTGGCTCATCTGCCTAAAAAGGCCGTCGAAGCGTTCTTGCTCTCGCGCGCGCTGCAACGAACTCAACCCCAAATTGCACAGCAGCTGGGCGTCTCCGATCGCACCGTCCGCGAGTGGATCGGCAAGATCGCTAAAGCGCTTGGTGAAAGGAAAGATCTATGA
- a CDS encoding helix-turn-helix transcriptional regulator: MSTIHELGDALRVRRAEMGLSQAQVAVLSGLSRQTVNQVETGAVPDLGLNKAERLATVLGLALRVDVGRPAPIRARRKMTPLARAAATASVSYKTPISGATLKKVLATGQMHEKYIPHVHALLDDAPVSLLAAVAEQLHDETDIGRDLVWKNYRSLAREVKSKRGIWE, translated from the coding sequence ATGAGCACCATCCATGAGCTCGGAGACGCTTTGCGGGTACGCCGCGCAGAGATGGGGCTAAGCCAGGCCCAAGTGGCTGTGCTTAGCGGTTTGTCGCGGCAAACGGTCAATCAGGTCGAGACGGGTGCGGTTCCGGACTTGGGGCTCAACAAGGCCGAGCGGCTTGCCACGGTGCTCGGGCTGGCACTACGCGTGGATGTGGGCCGTCCCGCACCCATCAGGGCGCGTCGCAAGATGACCCCGCTTGCGCGTGCGGCAGCTACCGCCAGCGTGAGCTACAAGACTCCGATTTCAGGCGCGACGCTAAAGAAGGTGCTTGCGACGGGACAAATGCACGAGAAGTACATTCCGCACGTACATGCTTTGCTGGACGACGCGCCGGTTTCCCTGCTGGCGGCGGTAGCCGAACAGCTTCACGATGAGACGGATATCGGCCGTGACCTCGTCTGGAAGAACTATCGGAGCTTGGCACGCGAGGTGAAAAGCAAGCGCGGAATCTGGGAATGA
- a CDS encoding AAA family ATPase, with protein sequence MKDVDMFMNELFRIVNGALRLDIDKVRNYTEFLADRLEKHGETVPAGRLRKLLQESDHQLRPTDAKFSRALPVDADSRFPLIEKVNLAANLEPDVFLADEQWAVVHEFVSVAKSFGQLEASGMGDSLSLLMSGPPGTGKSRVARYIARELDLDLYVARLDGVISSFLGSTSKNIRALFDFASRTPCVLFLDEFDAIAKLRGDSQEMGELKRVVNSFIQNLDALGPSSIVLAATNHQELLDAAVWRRFGYRLQLDYPSAEMRKGMWTAFLPPIEFTDKEIQLLVDLSDGFSGSDIQEVARRLRRRTITQKDNPTMRDAFSILRNLSTGEGESRRFLSGLVGKGEAESMQMLKARNGKLYSNAVVGQLFGLSKATAHRRSQSGAIDDG encoded by the coding sequence ATGAAGGACGTCGATATGTTCATGAATGAGCTTTTTCGTATCGTCAACGGGGCGCTTCGTCTCGACATCGATAAGGTGCGGAATTATACGGAATTCCTCGCGGACCGACTGGAAAAGCATGGCGAAACCGTCCCGGCCGGCCGCCTTCGCAAGCTGCTACAAGAATCCGACCACCAGCTTCGCCCCACTGACGCCAAGTTCAGCCGGGCGCTGCCGGTGGATGCCGACAGCCGCTTTCCCCTGATCGAGAAGGTCAACTTGGCGGCCAACCTCGAGCCGGACGTGTTCTTGGCCGATGAGCAGTGGGCCGTTGTTCACGAGTTCGTCAGCGTCGCTAAGAGCTTCGGCCAACTGGAAGCTTCGGGCATGGGCGATTCGCTCAGCCTGCTGATGTCTGGACCGCCGGGCACGGGCAAAAGCCGTGTGGCGCGCTACATCGCCCGCGAGTTGGACCTGGACTTGTACGTTGCCCGTCTGGACGGGGTGATCTCCTCGTTTCTGGGCAGCACCTCGAAGAACATCCGTGCATTGTTCGATTTCGCCTCGCGCACGCCGTGCGTGCTATTCCTCGACGAGTTCGACGCGATCGCCAAGTTGCGCGGCGACAGCCAGGAGATGGGCGAACTCAAGCGCGTGGTCAACAGTTTCATCCAGAATCTGGATGCGCTAGGTCCCAGTTCGATCGTACTAGCGGCCACCAACCACCAGGAACTGCTCGACGCGGCCGTGTGGCGGCGCTTCGGCTACCGCCTGCAACTGGATTACCCATCGGCCGAGATGCGCAAAGGAATGTGGACCGCCTTCCTGCCGCCAATCGAGTTCACCGATAAGGAGATCCAACTGCTGGTCGATTTGTCCGATGGCTTCAGTGGCTCGGACATCCAGGAAGTCGCGCGGCGCTTGCGCCGCCGGACGATTACACAGAAGGACAACCCGACCATGCGCGATGCCTTCTCCATCTTGCGCAACCTGAGCACCGGCGAAGGTGAGTCGCGGCGGTTCTTGTCGGGATTAGTAGGCAAGGGCGAAGCCGAGAGCATGCAGATGCTCAAGGCACGCAACGGAAAGTTGTACAGCAACGCCGTCGTGGGGCAGTTGTTTGGCCTGTCCAAGGCCACGGCCCACCGGCGCTCTCAAAGCGGAGCAATAGACGATGGCTGA
- a CDS encoding nucleotidyl transferase AbiEii/AbiGii toxin family protein, producing MSQLDLGRPGPWTRLFPHALELMSHLEQRVPGATWTFGGGTVLMLRIAHRQSKDIDLFVPDPQYLGYVNPRLSDVAEGISTDYEEAAEFVKLYLPVGEIDVVVGKAMTSVPYETVDYRGRMIRVETSAEIIAKKMWHRGDRAKGRDLFDLCAVASAEPEQLEMAKPFMVRHGIAFLQTLSEREDVIRREFLAIDAIGETMDFNQCLLQAESIIEPLL from the coding sequence ATGAGCCAGCTTGATCTGGGTAGGCCGGGCCCTTGGACTCGCTTGTTTCCCCATGCGTTGGAGTTGATGTCGCATCTGGAGCAACGGGTTCCTGGTGCAACGTGGACCTTCGGTGGAGGCACCGTGCTCATGCTGCGCATCGCGCATCGGCAGAGTAAGGATATTGATCTATTTGTCCCAGATCCCCAGTACCTAGGTTACGTTAACCCTCGACTGAGCGATGTCGCTGAGGGTATCAGCACCGACTATGAGGAGGCAGCGGAGTTCGTCAAGCTGTACCTTCCAGTTGGCGAGATCGACGTGGTCGTTGGTAAAGCAATGACCAGTGTTCCGTACGAAACGGTCGACTACCGTGGGCGGATGATTCGGGTCGAGACGTCCGCGGAGATTATCGCCAAGAAGATGTGGCATCGCGGGGATCGTGCAAAGGGGAGGGATCTGTTCGATCTATGCGCAGTTGCGAGTGCAGAGCCGGAACAGTTGGAGATGGCAAAGCCTTTTATGGTTCGCCATGGCATTGCTTTTCTGCAGACACTATCTGAACGCGAAGATGTTATTAGACGGGAGTTTTTGGCAATCGACGCCATTGGAGAAACGATGGACTTCAATCAATGTCTGCTCCAGGCCGAGTCGATCATCGAACCCCTGCTTTAG
- a CDS encoding ATP-dependent helicase produces MDAFTSVRLKAQQVRQRLQEKTSCGQAAPALLKAAMEDAELTVLHVPADYPLLGGGMGALQRTSQRITLSNALDPEAKVFVQAHEFGHWVIESPADPVLVSFDVDAEGPEQATPLGTGRVEGYSALEMRERYANVFAREFLLPVDLARHLFVEQQWPASKIASELGIASGLVYQQLQYALLVPDPPPASPDKPLAELDPSQHIAAHHVGTPALVEAGPGTGKTRTLIGRIEHLLKAGTDPRSILALTFSNKAAREIKERIARMIPTANELWAGTFHAFGLELLRKHAAQAGLPEPVRVVDPADALERLEAVLPSLELNYYLRLNDPLAQIQPVLGAISRAKDELCTPAQYAALAAQMAQGAQTDAEREAAERADEVARVYARYESMLEEAGAVDFGDLIWRAIRLLEDHPEVLAAVRDQFAHVLVDEYQDVNRASSRLLKLIAGEGERLWVVGDVRQAIYRFRGASPGNMRLFTTEYPGAKVLPLERNYRSGQRIIDTYTTFARSLDDPVWRAVTQLKADRGDGHRPQLLVAPDLDSEVSAIAQAIEAHRQQGVGYRDQAIIVRTHTHAERVAVRLQALGVPSMYLGDIFERAEVRDLLALISFVAEPSRGALLRLAATGAYGMPLEDVRTFLQHAHAAQHMPLAALSDPAVVAACSPAGRTALERLRDDLASVSFESTVPQVLHHVLFERRALIDELLEGERSADQQRRLAVFQLLQFAAEHFDPRKGNSKKNLLRWIRRLEQFGEERALRELPAAAASIDAVRLMTVHASKGLEFPVVYLPYLATTHFPQSGRYVPCPPPTGMLRTEDVSDRFEEESLFYVALSRARDYVHLSRSQRLGARNASESKFLPSIVGQVTRTDAPQCAPLPIADELPARPELKLEPSIHEARELDQYERCPRKYAYSRSLGLHASGDDDGYARFHRSVYAVLSWVLQQRQTREVPLEEYWPQLEQVWATQGPGDHPFSPVYKDFAVRLLTKAQEHLRAPEATSQPVEMDVGGVRVRVELDQTEPGNGGLVRRYKTGRRPKKVKVELPETLRLLAGQQLYGKDARLQMHYLTSGDTVDLEITGKQLDATVAEVRTIANAIAAGEFPPNIGDQCPRCPFFFLCPAIPPVAVAS; encoded by the coding sequence GTGGATGCGTTCACTTCGGTTCGGCTAAAGGCGCAACAGGTGCGTCAGCGCCTGCAGGAAAAAACAAGCTGCGGCCAGGCGGCCCCTGCGTTGTTGAAGGCGGCGATGGAGGACGCCGAACTCACCGTCTTGCACGTGCCCGCCGACTACCCCTTGCTCGGGGGCGGTATGGGCGCGTTGCAACGCACCAGTCAGCGCATCACCCTTTCCAACGCGCTGGATCCGGAAGCGAAGGTCTTCGTCCAGGCCCACGAGTTCGGTCATTGGGTGATCGAATCGCCCGCCGATCCGGTGCTGGTGAGCTTCGATGTCGACGCCGAGGGGCCCGAACAGGCCACGCCCTTGGGCACGGGGCGCGTGGAAGGCTACAGCGCGCTGGAGATGCGCGAGCGCTATGCCAACGTGTTCGCTCGCGAATTCTTATTGCCGGTGGACCTGGCCCGGCACCTGTTCGTCGAGCAGCAGTGGCCGGCCTCGAAGATCGCCAGCGAGCTGGGAATCGCGTCGGGCCTGGTCTACCAACAGCTGCAGTACGCACTGCTGGTGCCCGATCCGCCGCCTGCGTCACCGGACAAACCGCTCGCGGAGCTGGATCCGTCGCAGCACATCGCCGCCCACCACGTGGGCACGCCGGCGCTGGTGGAAGCCGGCCCGGGCACGGGCAAGACGCGCACGCTGATTGGACGCATCGAGCACCTGCTCAAGGCGGGCACCGATCCGCGGTCAATCCTAGCGTTGACCTTCTCCAACAAGGCGGCGCGCGAGATCAAAGAGCGCATCGCACGCATGATCCCGACCGCGAACGAGCTGTGGGCCGGGACCTTCCACGCCTTCGGCCTGGAATTGCTGCGCAAGCATGCCGCCCAAGCCGGACTGCCCGAGCCGGTGCGCGTGGTGGACCCAGCCGATGCGCTCGAGCGCCTGGAAGCGGTGCTGCCGAGCCTGGAGTTGAACTACTACCTGCGATTGAATGATCCGCTCGCCCAGATCCAGCCGGTGCTGGGCGCGATCTCGCGCGCCAAGGACGAGCTTTGCACGCCGGCGCAGTACGCCGCGTTGGCGGCGCAAATGGCCCAAGGCGCGCAAACCGATGCCGAACGCGAGGCCGCTGAGCGGGCCGACGAAGTGGCTCGGGTCTATGCCCGCTACGAGTCGATGCTCGAAGAAGCGGGGGCGGTAGATTTTGGCGACCTGATCTGGCGTGCCATCCGCCTGCTGGAAGATCACCCCGAGGTGCTGGCCGCGGTCCGCGACCAGTTCGCCCACGTGCTGGTGGACGAGTATCAAGACGTCAACCGCGCCAGCTCGCGCCTGCTCAAGCTGATCGCGGGCGAGGGAGAGCGCTTGTGGGTGGTCGGCGACGTGCGCCAGGCGATCTACCGGTTCCGCGGCGCATCCCCAGGCAATATGCGCCTGTTTACGACCGAATACCCCGGCGCCAAGGTGTTGCCGCTGGAGCGCAACTACCGCTCCGGGCAACGTATCATCGATACCTACACGACTTTCGCCCGCAGCCTGGACGATCCGGTCTGGCGCGCTGTCACGCAGCTCAAAGCCGATCGCGGCGACGGGCACCGCCCTCAGCTCCTGGTCGCACCGGACCTGGATTCGGAAGTCAGCGCCATCGCGCAGGCGATCGAGGCCCATCGCCAACAAGGCGTGGGCTACCGCGACCAGGCCATCATCGTGCGAACGCATACCCACGCCGAGCGCGTCGCCGTGCGTTTGCAGGCGTTGGGCGTGCCGTCGATGTATCTGGGCGACATCTTCGAGCGCGCGGAAGTGCGCGATTTGCTGGCGTTGATTTCGTTCGTCGCCGAACCCAGCCGCGGCGCCTTGTTGCGGCTGGCGGCCACCGGCGCCTACGGCATGCCCCTAGAAGACGTGCGCACGTTCTTGCAGCACGCGCACGCGGCCCAGCACATGCCACTGGCGGCGTTGTCCGACCCCGCGGTCGTCGCCGCGTGCTCGCCGGCCGGGCGCACGGCCTTGGAGCGCTTGCGCGATGACCTGGCCAGCGTGTCATTCGAATCGACCGTCCCGCAGGTGCTCCATCACGTACTGTTCGAGCGTCGCGCCCTGATCGATGAACTGCTAGAAGGCGAGCGTAGCGCTGACCAGCAACGCCGCTTGGCTGTCTTCCAACTGCTGCAGTTCGCCGCTGAGCATTTCGACCCGCGCAAGGGCAACTCCAAGAAGAACCTGCTGCGCTGGATCCGCCGGCTGGAGCAATTCGGTGAGGAGCGAGCGCTCCGCGAGTTGCCAGCGGCCGCCGCCTCGATCGATGCGGTGCGGCTGATGACGGTCCACGCCAGCAAGGGCCTGGAATTTCCGGTGGTGTACCTGCCGTACCTGGCCACCACCCACTTTCCGCAATCCGGCCGCTACGTCCCGTGCCCGCCGCCGACCGGCATGTTGCGCACCGAGGATGTCAGCGACCGGTTCGAGGAAGAAAGCCTGTTTTACGTGGCGCTCTCGCGCGCACGCGACTATGTGCATCTGTCGCGATCCCAGCGGCTGGGCGCCCGCAATGCCTCCGAATCTAAGTTCCTGCCGTCCATCGTGGGGCAGGTCACGCGCACCGACGCCCCCCAGTGCGCGCCGTTGCCGATCGCTGACGAGTTGCCCGCTCGCCCGGAGCTCAAGCTCGAGCCGTCGATCCACGAGGCACGCGAGTTGGATCAGTACGAACGGTGCCCACGCAAGTACGCCTACTCCCGGAGCCTGGGCCTGCACGCCAGCGGGGACGATGACGGATACGCGCGTTTTCACCGCTCGGTCTACGCGGTGTTGTCGTGGGTGCTGCAGCAGCGGCAAACGCGCGAAGTTCCGCTGGAGGAGTACTGGCCCCAGCTTGAGCAGGTGTGGGCGACTCAAGGACCGGGGGATCATCCGTTTTCGCCGGTCTACAAGGACTTCGCCGTGCGCTTGCTCACTAAGGCGCAAGAACATCTGCGCGCGCCCGAGGCGACCTCCCAGCCAGTGGAAATGGACGTGGGCGGCGTGCGCGTGCGCGTGGAGCTCGACCAGACCGAGCCAGGCAACGGCGGCCTGGTGCGCCGCTACAAGACCGGTCGCCGCCCCAAGAAGGTGAAGGTGGAACTGCCTGAGACCTTGCGACTGCTGGCCGGCCAACAGCTCTACGGAAAAGATGCGCGTTTGCAGATGCATTATCTGACCTCCGGCGACACCGTCGATCTGGAGATCACCGGTAAGCAGCTCGATGCCACCGTGGCCGAGGTGCGCACCATTGCCAATGCCATCGCCGCCGGCGAGTTCCCGCCGAACATCGGCGACCAATGCCCGCGTTGCCCGTTTTTCTTCTTGTGTCCGGCGATCCCGCCGGTCGCGGTGGCTTCCTGA
- a CDS encoding S8 family peptidase, which produces MADRPTHPSGQDAPRAERLPIKLILPKQGKERRVPSGGNPPTPFRPVTPAYRQALSNQVAAIKQGLADPIARVGAAPVRVKVIPKAAAKSHRPEHLFTDTTCPIIGAGGPGELFIKATPHGLDQLQALILHNTSARMVKELSCVEIIEPITPSFRRKGLKAHDVLKRSPRAEHGFAGRVRLFNFGEDPVQLRLVREFEQRCRELKVPFDRTGYADASFVYGVRFTNEEQVEALSSLVSVRSVAGMPLVRTLRPSNLRPQPLPPLTTRDQIEGDVPVVVVVDSGISEHAQALNSWVVGRVSHVAPTYRNPSHGTFVAGLICHGAELNPQLAGIDASPCAVFDLQLIPNDDPQVGDTDAVREQEFLISLEDALQAHANEYKVWNLSLGTDAVCRMDEFSEFAEELDNLQEKYRVSFVISAGNYITAPLLDFPRSAGQIDAGRITAPADSVLGIAVGSVSHMDYQHKGPKAHEPSSFSRHGAGPNHIIKPDLVHYGGTCATDGSHAAGVRSISASGSAEDLGTSFAAPLVSRTLAQIYHQITPTPSPVLARALLTHHARDPRTGLRVPDGEEDFFGFGLPAPVPYCLECSPYSSTLVFEDILRPGFYLDWDDFPYPPSLKRNGRYFGQIAMTVAFAPSRGARWGSEYCETHIDAHFGVYHEVVKRDTGEIKRKFKGLVPPEHKNPGKLFESFQIQHLRKWAPVRTYFGDLGDKGERGDRWRLKVQLLTRHHIDDLSAFNGQPFALIVTITDPTRRVAVYDEMARTLSTRFQAQNLAVRAAARLRRST; this is translated from the coding sequence ATGGCTGATCGACCGACACATCCTTCGGGGCAGGACGCGCCGCGTGCCGAGCGCCTGCCCATCAAGCTGATTCTTCCCAAGCAAGGCAAGGAACGGCGCGTTCCCAGTGGCGGCAACCCGCCCACGCCGTTCCGCCCGGTGACGCCGGCCTATCGGCAAGCCCTCTCCAACCAGGTCGCCGCCATCAAGCAGGGCCTGGCCGACCCCATCGCCCGCGTCGGTGCCGCGCCGGTCCGCGTCAAGGTCATCCCCAAGGCCGCGGCCAAAAGCCACCGCCCCGAGCACCTGTTCACCGACACTACGTGCCCGATCATCGGCGCCGGCGGCCCGGGCGAGCTGTTCATCAAGGCCACGCCGCACGGCCTGGACCAGTTGCAGGCACTGATCTTGCACAACACCTCGGCGCGCATGGTCAAAGAACTGTCCTGCGTGGAGATCATCGAGCCGATCACGCCCAGCTTTCGCCGCAAGGGCCTGAAGGCGCATGACGTGCTCAAGCGCTCGCCGCGTGCCGAGCACGGCTTCGCAGGTCGCGTGCGCCTGTTCAACTTCGGCGAGGATCCGGTGCAGCTGAGGCTGGTGCGCGAGTTCGAGCAGCGCTGCCGCGAGTTGAAGGTGCCTTTCGATCGCACCGGCTACGCCGATGCCAGCTTCGTCTATGGGGTGCGCTTCACCAATGAAGAGCAGGTCGAAGCGCTGTCGTCGCTGGTAAGTGTACGCTCGGTAGCTGGTATGCCGCTGGTGCGCACGCTGCGCCCGAGCAACCTCCGCCCGCAGCCGCTGCCGCCGCTGACTACTCGCGACCAGATCGAAGGCGATGTGCCCGTAGTGGTGGTGGTCGATTCGGGCATCTCCGAACACGCGCAGGCACTCAACTCCTGGGTGGTCGGCCGCGTAAGCCACGTCGCCCCGACCTACCGTAACCCCAGCCACGGCACCTTCGTGGCAGGCCTGATCTGCCACGGTGCCGAATTAAACCCGCAGTTGGCCGGCATCGACGCCAGCCCCTGCGCGGTGTTCGACTTGCAGCTGATTCCCAACGACGATCCACAGGTGGGCGATACCGACGCGGTGCGAGAACAGGAGTTCCTGATCTCGCTCGAGGACGCGCTGCAGGCGCACGCCAATGAGTACAAGGTGTGGAACCTGTCGCTGGGCACCGATGCGGTCTGCCGGATGGATGAGTTCTCCGAGTTTGCCGAGGAGCTGGACAACCTGCAGGAAAAGTATCGGGTTTCCTTCGTGATCAGCGCGGGCAACTACATCACCGCGCCGTTGCTCGATTTCCCGCGCTCCGCCGGCCAGATCGATGCCGGCCGCATTACGGCGCCGGCTGACAGCGTGCTGGGAATCGCCGTGGGCTCGGTGTCGCACATGGACTACCAGCACAAGGGCCCGAAGGCGCACGAACCATCGTCCTTCTCCCGCCACGGCGCCGGTCCCAACCACATCATCAAGCCCGACCTGGTGCACTACGGCGGCACCTGCGCCACCGACGGCAGCCACGCGGCGGGCGTGCGCTCGATCTCGGCCAGTGGCAGCGCGGAGGATCTGGGCACCAGCTTTGCCGCGCCGCTGGTCTCGCGCACGCTGGCCCAGATCTACCACCAGATCACGCCCACGCCCTCGCCGGTGCTGGCCCGCGCCTTGCTCACCCACCACGCCCGCGATCCGCGCACGGGACTGCGCGTGCCCGATGGCGAGGAAGACTTCTTCGGCTTCGGCTTGCCGGCTCCCGTGCCTTACTGCCTGGAGTGCAGCCCGTACTCGTCCACGCTGGTCTTCGAAGACATCCTGCGCCCGGGTTTTTACTTGGACTGGGATGACTTCCCGTACCCGCCCTCGCTCAAGCGCAACGGCCGCTACTTCGGCCAGATCGCGATGACCGTAGCCTTCGCACCTTCGCGCGGGGCTCGTTGGGGCAGCGAGTACTGCGAAACCCATATCGACGCGCATTTCGGCGTCTACCACGAGGTCGTCAAGCGCGACACCGGCGAGATCAAGCGCAAGTTCAAGGGCCTGGTGCCGCCCGAGCACAAGAACCCCGGCAAGCTGTTCGAAAGCTTCCAGATCCAGCACCTGCGCAAGTGGGCGCCGGTGCGCACCTACTTCGGCGACCTGGGTGACAAGGGCGAGCGCGGCGATCGCTGGCGCCTGAAGGTGCAGCTGCTCACGCGCCATCACATCGACGATCTGTCCGCCTTCAACGGCCAGCCATTCGCGCTCATCGTAACCATCACCGACCCCACGCGCCGCGTGGCGGTTTACGACGAGATGGCGCGCACGTTGTCCACGCGTTTCCAGGCCCAGAACCTCGCCGTCCGGGCGGCTGCCCGGTTGCGCCGTTCGACGTAG